Proteins co-encoded in one Actinomadura luteofluorescens genomic window:
- a CDS encoding ADP-ribosylglycohydrolase family protein: MKRASGAMFGLAYGDALGAPTEFLTMKQIHRRFGEHGPARPEGDPALVTDDTQMAIAVGLALLDALANPPFTPDLITPMWRRRFVDWLNSPDNNRAPGNTCLRACRNLAAGRPWVEATVAGSKGCGANMRVAPVGLAPGLSDETRAGASQLQAALTHGHPTGLAASELTAFAVRWLADGMAPSDLPAALRARCHDQRAVYHERWLGTLWQQPGMDAPETFAARGWDECLDVLDRLDEAVARGDRTSDPCAVTGAGWVAEEALATGLLCFLLFPDEPVEAIRRGAASSGDSDSIACLAGAFAGAHLGVDAWPGEWAARIEYAADLARLGEAWD, translated from the coding sequence ATGAAACGGGCGAGCGGGGCGATGTTCGGGCTGGCGTACGGGGACGCGCTGGGCGCGCCCACCGAGTTCCTCACCATGAAGCAGATCCACAGGCGGTTCGGTGAGCACGGCCCCGCGCGGCCCGAAGGCGACCCGGCCCTCGTCACCGACGACACGCAGATGGCGATCGCGGTCGGGCTGGCGCTCCTCGACGCCTTGGCGAACCCGCCGTTCACCCCCGATCTGATCACGCCGATGTGGCGGCGGCGCTTCGTCGACTGGCTGAACAGCCCCGACAACAACCGCGCGCCTGGGAACACCTGCCTGCGCGCGTGCCGGAACCTGGCCGCCGGGAGGCCTTGGGTGGAGGCCACCGTGGCGGGCTCCAAGGGCTGCGGCGCCAACATGCGCGTCGCGCCGGTCGGCCTGGCCCCGGGCCTGTCGGACGAGACGCGGGCCGGGGCGTCGCAGCTCCAGGCCGCTCTCACGCACGGGCATCCGACCGGGCTCGCGGCGAGCGAGCTGACGGCGTTCGCCGTGCGGTGGCTGGCCGACGGGATGGCCCCGTCCGACCTGCCCGCCGCGCTCCGGGCCCGCTGCCACGACCAGCGCGCCGTCTACCACGAGCGCTGGCTCGGCACCCTGTGGCAGCAGCCCGGCATGGACGCCCCGGAGACGTTCGCCGCCCGGGGCTGGGACGAGTGCCTGGACGTCCTCGACCGCCTGGACGAGGCCGTCGCGCGCGGGGACCGGACGTCCGACCCCTGCGCGGTCACCGGCGCGGGCTGGGTCGCCGAGGAGGCGCTCGCCACCGGCCTGCTGTGCTTCCTGCTGTTCCCGGACGAGCCGGTCGAGGCGATCCGCCGCGGCGCGGCCAGCTCGGGCGACTCCGACTCGATCGCGTGCCTGGCCGGCGCGTTCGCGGGCGCGCACCTCGGCGTGGACGCCTGGCCGGGCGAGTGGGCGGCCCGCATCGAGTACGCCGCCGACCTCGCGAGGCTCGGCGAGGCCTGGGACTGA
- a CDS encoding AraC family transcriptional regulator produces the protein MDWSRYWRSPDRPLEAMHAHFERHAYHRHSHETYSFGVTEDGYQAFRCRGGAHTSAAGMVIAFNPDDPHDGHAADELGFTYRIVHIGAGLISDVLADIAARPVGLPLFDAPVVPDPALARALHGLHAALLGGAPALKRDELLTAAVGTLVDRAATRRVRAAPAGGFVERARRRLQECCTDDIGADALAEAAGCSRFALYRAFRREYGMAPSDYQRQLRLRAARRLLARGDAIGDVAARTGFADQSHLTRWFVRCYGTTPGGYRDACTD, from the coding sequence GTGGACTGGAGCAGGTACTGGCGGTCGCCCGACCGTCCGCTGGAGGCGATGCACGCTCACTTCGAGCGGCACGCCTACCACCGGCACAGCCACGAGACGTACTCGTTCGGCGTCACCGAGGACGGCTACCAGGCGTTCCGGTGCCGGGGCGGGGCCCACACGAGCGCGGCCGGGATGGTCATCGCGTTCAACCCCGACGACCCGCACGACGGCCACGCCGCCGACGAGCTCGGCTTCACCTACCGCATCGTCCACATCGGCGCCGGGCTGATCTCGGACGTGCTCGCCGACATCGCGGCGCGCCCGGTCGGGCTGCCGCTGTTCGACGCGCCCGTCGTGCCGGACCCCGCCCTGGCCCGGGCGCTGCACGGGCTGCACGCGGCGCTGCTCGGCGGTGCGCCGGCCCTGAAGCGCGACGAGCTGCTGACCGCGGCCGTCGGGACGCTGGTCGACCGGGCCGCCACGCGGAGGGTGCGCGCGGCGCCCGCCGGCGGCTTCGTCGAGCGGGCCCGGCGGCGCCTCCAGGAGTGCTGCACCGACGACATCGGAGCCGACGCGCTGGCGGAGGCGGCGGGGTGCAGCAGGTTCGCGTTGTACCGGGCGTTCCGGCGGGAGTACGGGATGGCGCCGAGCGACTACCAGCGCCAGCTCCGCCTGCGCGCGGCGCGCCGCCTGCTCGCCCGGGGCGACGCGATCGGGGACGTGGCGGCCCGCACCGGTTTCGCCGACCAGAGCCATCTGACGCGCTGGTTCGTCCGCTGCTACGGGACGACCCCCGGCGGCTACCGCGACGCTTGTACGGATTAA
- a CDS encoding DUF2000 domain-containing protein codes for MRFDTKIGIVVRDDLAAWQRLNVTAFLASAVAGGVPGVIGEPYEDASGNTYLAMFRQPVLVYEAGAEAISTAHARALAREMDIAVYIEDMFKTGHDEANRATVRAVTAEEMPLVGFAVHGPKNGVDKVLKGLRLHP; via the coding sequence ATGCGTTTCGACACCAAGATCGGGATCGTGGTCCGCGACGACCTCGCCGCCTGGCAGCGGCTGAACGTCACCGCGTTCCTCGCCAGTGCCGTCGCGGGCGGCGTCCCCGGCGTCATCGGAGAGCCGTACGAGGACGCGTCCGGCAACACCTACCTGGCGATGTTCCGCCAGCCCGTCCTGGTCTACGAGGCCGGGGCCGAGGCGATCTCGACGGCCCACGCCCGCGCCCTCGCCCGCGAGATGGACATCGCCGTCTACATCGAGGACATGTTCAAGACGGGCCACGACGAGGCGAACCGCGCGACCGTCCGGGCCGTCACCGCCGAGGAGATGCCCCTGGTCGGGTTCGCCGTCCACGGCCCTAAGAACGGCGTGGACAAGGTGCTCAAGGGGTTGCGGCTGCACCCGTGA
- a CDS encoding acyl-CoA dehydrogenase family protein — MKLVVTEEQRELRDALRRFFADRSPGAEVRRLMETAEGHDPKVWRQMAEQLGLQGLAIAEEHGGAGFGMRELAVVFEEMGRAVVCAPFLATITAAAALEAGDGGHDLLPGLADGSVIGTLAVAEDGGSWDPASVRATFEDGVLRGTKNFVLDGHIAGLVLVAARGGDGVGVYAVEDAAGLVRHALPTLDQTRRLARIELDGVAARRVGGPEALARALDVAAVALAAEQLGGAQRTLDMTVEYAKVRHQFGRPIGSFQAVKHRCADMFVLVESARSAVLNAAAAADESPDELPAAAALAQAYCSEAFFHTAGEAIQLHGGIGFTWEHDAHLYFKRARSSRELFGSPDRHRERLAALAGLTGAAATP; from the coding sequence ATGAAGCTCGTCGTCACCGAGGAACAGCGGGAGCTGCGGGACGCGCTGCGGCGCTTCTTCGCCGACCGGTCCCCCGGCGCCGAGGTGCGGCGGCTGATGGAGACGGCCGAGGGCCACGACCCGAAGGTGTGGCGGCAGATGGCCGAGCAGCTCGGGCTGCAGGGCCTGGCGATCGCCGAGGAGCACGGCGGCGCCGGGTTCGGGATGCGGGAGCTGGCCGTGGTGTTCGAGGAGATGGGGCGGGCCGTGGTGTGCGCCCCGTTCCTCGCGACGATCACAGCCGCGGCGGCGCTGGAGGCCGGGGACGGCGGGCACGACCTGCTGCCCGGCCTCGCGGACGGGTCGGTGATCGGGACGCTGGCGGTGGCCGAGGACGGCGGGTCCTGGGACCCCGCCTCGGTGCGGGCGACGTTCGAGGACGGTGTGCTGCGCGGGACGAAGAACTTCGTCCTGGACGGGCACATCGCCGGCCTGGTCCTCGTGGCGGCGCGGGGCGGGGACGGGGTCGGGGTCTACGCCGTCGAGGACGCGGCGGGGCTCGTCCGGCACGCCCTCCCGACGCTCGACCAGACGCGCAGGCTGGCGCGGATCGAGCTGGACGGGGTCGCGGCGCGCAGGGTCGGGGGGCCGGAGGCGCTGGCGCGGGCCCTGGACGTCGCGGCCGTGGCGCTGGCCGCCGAGCAGCTCGGCGGGGCGCAGCGCACCCTGGACATGACGGTCGAGTACGCGAAGGTGCGGCACCAGTTCGGGCGCCCGATCGGGTCGTTCCAGGCGGTCAAGCACCGGTGCGCGGACATGTTCGTGCTGGTGGAGTCGGCGCGGTCGGCCGTGCTGAACGCGGCGGCCGCCGCCGACGAGAGCCCGGACGAGCTGCCGGCCGCCGCCGCGCTCGCCCAGGCGTACTGCTCGGAGGCCTTCTTCCACACGGCGGGCGAGGCGATCCAGCTGCACGGCGGGATCGGGTTCACCTGGGAGCACGACGCGCACCTGTACTTCAAACGGGCGCGGTCGTCGCGGGAGCTGTTCGGGTCGCCGGACCGGCACCGCGAGCGCCTGGCCGCCCTCGCCGGGCTCACGGGTGCAGCCGCAACCCCTTGA
- a CDS encoding SAM-dependent methyltransferase, with protein MSDVPRDPSAEADLQTDRPHSARVYDYIIGGKDNYAADRETAAAVLANWPGLRTSMIANRACMQRMGRHLAELGVRQFIDVGTGIPSSPNLHEVVQEVAPDARIVYVDNDPIVLAHARALLASTPEGRTAYIEADMRSPEALHTDPALRDVLDLSRPVALTVIAMLQFVEDAQGLVESLVAPLAPGSYVAVTIPTADLAPESRRLADDYTSSGIPMYLRDHAEVERLFAGLELLEPGVVPMSRWRPAPGAALLPDTATNMYAAVAKKP; from the coding sequence ATGTCGGACGTTCCGCGGGACCCGTCCGCCGAGGCGGATCTGCAGACCGACAGGCCGCACTCGGCGCGGGTCTACGACTACATCATCGGCGGCAAGGACAACTACGCCGCCGACCGGGAGACCGCGGCCGCGGTGCTGGCGAACTGGCCGGGGCTGCGCACCTCGATGATCGCCAACCGGGCCTGCATGCAGCGGATGGGCCGCCACCTCGCCGAGCTGGGCGTGCGGCAGTTCATCGACGTCGGGACCGGCATCCCGTCCTCGCCGAACCTGCACGAGGTGGTCCAGGAGGTGGCGCCGGACGCGCGGATCGTCTACGTCGACAACGACCCGATCGTCCTCGCCCACGCGCGTGCGCTGCTGGCCAGCACCCCCGAGGGCCGCACCGCCTACATCGAGGCCGACATGCGGTCCCCCGAGGCGCTCCACACCGATCCCGCGCTGCGCGACGTCCTCGACCTCTCCCGGCCGGTCGCGCTGACCGTGATCGCCATGCTCCAGTTCGTGGAGGACGCCCAGGGGCTGGTGGAGTCGCTCGTCGCTCCGCTCGCCCCCGGCAGCTACGTGGCCGTCACCATCCCCACAGCCGACCTCGCCCCGGAGTCGCGGCGGCTCGCCGACGACTACACCAGCAGTGGCATCCCCATGTACCTGCGTGACCACGCCGAGGTGGAGCGCCTGTTCGCCGGGCTGGAACTCCTCGAACCGGGCGTCGTCCCGATGTCGCGCTGGCGGCCCGCGCCGGGCGCCGCGCTCCTGCCCGACACCGCCACGAACATGTACGCCGCCGTCGCGAAGAAGCCCTAG
- a CDS encoding MarR family winged helix-turn-helix transcriptional regulator: MTATDPAMTALAHGWSALSLLHGRIESRVERALQAGHRLSAREYSLLDVLSRQHDGEGGHLQMRQVADSVVLSQSATTRLVTRLEDRGLLSRYLCPTDRRGIYTDVTDAGLRLLEEARPTHNTALREALDQAATEPALAPLVDAVLQLQGGDLPHSTGRAGQ; encoded by the coding sequence ATGACCGCCACCGACCCGGCGATGACCGCCCTGGCGCACGGCTGGTCGGCGCTCTCGCTGCTGCACGGCCGCATCGAGAGCAGAGTCGAACGCGCGCTCCAGGCCGGGCACCGGTTGAGCGCGCGCGAGTACTCGCTGCTGGACGTACTGAGCCGCCAGCACGACGGCGAGGGCGGACACCTGCAGATGCGGCAGGTCGCCGACTCGGTCGTCCTCAGCCAGAGCGCCACGACGCGCCTGGTGACCCGGTTGGAGGACCGCGGGCTGCTCTCCCGCTACCTGTGCCCCACCGACCGCCGCGGCATCTACACCGACGTCACCGACGCCGGCCTGCGCCTACTGGAGGAGGCCCGCCCCACCCACAACACGGCTCTGCGCGAGGCCCTCGATCAGGCGGCCACCGAGCCCGCGCTCGCACCCCTGGTCGATGCCGTGCTCCAGTTGCAGGGCGGTGACCTGCCGCATTCGACGGGCCGGGCCGGTCAGTGA
- a CDS encoding MFS transporter produces MPLALLALAIGAFGIGTTEFVIMGLLPQVGADLGVSVPTAGLLVTGYALGVVAGAPIMTVLGTRISRRTMLMLLMGLFILGNLISAAAPAFAVMLIGRVVASLAHGAFFGIGSVVAAGLVAPERKAGAISMMFTGLTVANVIGVPLGTFVGQTAGWRVTFLIVAALGVLGLAGVAGLVPDVPKPEGVRLRHEVAAFKNAQVVLAMAMTVLGFGGVFAAITYIAPMMTEVGGFAESSVTWLLVVFGLGMVAGNLIGGRFADRRLMPMLYTALGGLAVVLLLFTFLASGKAASVVAVFLIGLLGFATVPPLQKRVLDHAHGAPTLASAANIGAFNLGNALSAWLGGLVISAGLGYTAPSAVGAVLAAAALVLAVLSHRLESRRPRTTTAPANLGRTPASSTGARAGIGP; encoded by the coding sequence ATGCCGCTCGCACTGCTGGCCCTGGCCATCGGGGCCTTCGGAATCGGCACCACGGAATTCGTGATCATGGGGCTGCTGCCCCAGGTCGGCGCGGACCTCGGCGTCTCCGTGCCGACGGCCGGCCTCCTGGTCACCGGCTACGCCCTCGGCGTCGTGGCCGGTGCGCCGATCATGACCGTCCTCGGCACCAGGATCTCTCGCAGGACCATGCTCATGCTGCTCATGGGCCTGTTCATCCTCGGCAACCTCATCTCCGCGGCCGCCCCGGCCTTCGCCGTCATGCTGATCGGCCGGGTGGTGGCGTCGCTGGCCCACGGCGCCTTCTTCGGCATCGGCTCCGTCGTCGCCGCCGGACTCGTCGCGCCGGAGCGGAAGGCCGGCGCCATCTCCATGATGTTCACCGGCCTGACCGTGGCCAACGTCATCGGCGTGCCCCTGGGCACGTTCGTGGGCCAGACGGCCGGCTGGCGCGTGACCTTCCTGATCGTCGCCGCCCTCGGCGTGCTCGGCCTGGCGGGCGTCGCCGGGCTGGTCCCGGACGTGCCCAAGCCGGAGGGAGTGCGGCTGCGGCACGAGGTGGCCGCCTTCAAGAACGCCCAGGTCGTCCTGGCCATGGCCATGACGGTCCTCGGCTTCGGCGGGGTGTTCGCCGCGATCACCTACATCGCGCCGATGATGACCGAGGTCGGCGGCTTCGCGGAGTCGTCCGTCACCTGGCTGCTGGTGGTCTTCGGACTGGGCATGGTGGCCGGAAACCTCATCGGCGGCCGCTTCGCGGACCGCAGGCTCATGCCGATGCTCTACACCGCCCTGGGCGGCCTGGCGGTGGTCCTGCTGCTGTTCACCTTCCTGGCCTCCGGAAAGGCCGCGTCCGTCGTGGCGGTCTTCCTCATCGGCCTTCTCGGCTTCGCCACCGTCCCGCCGCTGCAGAAGCGCGTCCTGGACCACGCCCACGGTGCGCCGACGCTCGCCTCCGCGGCCAACATCGGCGCCTTCAACCTGGGCAACGCCCTGTCCGCCTGGCTCGGCGGCCTGGTGATCTCCGCGGGCCTCGGCTACACGGCGCCCAGCGCCGTCGGGGCGGTCCTGGCCGCCGCCGCTCTGGTGCTGGCCGTCCTCTCGCACCGGCTCGAATCGCGCCGGCCCCGCACCACCACGGCCCCGGCGAACCTCGGACGCACCCCGGCGTCCTCCACGGGCGCCAGGGCCGGCATCGGCCCCTGA
- a CDS encoding TetR/AcrR family transcriptional regulator, translating to MSAAGASPERGRQRRGEELRRHILAVAKDVFLETGYERASMDAVAARAGTSKRSLYAHFESKDRLFLAVMEWVRELYLGRLKTPDAYAEDPAEAVTLFCGRFQQLMAWEPQVRTCRLCIAEAERLPGSSSAYFDAIFASTRERLTGYLAGHDVADAAALAEDLLARTVLPRLFRTLLNVEAPSKDDPDEQALAEAVDLSAIRRLVSTALREG from the coding sequence ATGAGTGCAGCAGGCGCATCCCCGGAGCGGGGCCGGCAGCGACGCGGTGAGGAGCTGCGCCGCCACATCCTGGCGGTGGCCAAGGACGTGTTCCTGGAGACCGGCTACGAACGAGCCTCGATGGACGCCGTCGCCGCGCGCGCCGGGACGTCGAAGCGGTCGCTGTACGCGCATTTCGAGAGCAAGGACCGCCTGTTCCTCGCCGTCATGGAGTGGGTCCGCGAGCTGTACCTGGGCAGGCTGAAGACCCCGGACGCGTACGCCGAAGACCCGGCGGAGGCGGTGACGCTGTTCTGCGGGCGCTTCCAGCAGCTGATGGCATGGGAACCGCAGGTGCGGACCTGCCGGCTCTGCATCGCCGAAGCCGAGCGCCTGCCCGGCAGCTCCAGCGCCTACTTCGACGCCATCTTCGCCAGCACCCGGGAGCGCCTCACCGGCTACCTGGCCGGGCACGACGTCGCGGACGCCGCGGCCCTCGCCGAGGACCTGCTCGCCCGGACGGTGCTCCCGCGCCTGTTCCGCACGCTCCTCAACGTCGAAGCCCCGAGCAAGGACGATCCTGACGAGCAGGCCCTGGCCGAAGCCGTGGATCTTTCCGCGATCCGCCGCCTGGTGTCGACGGCCCTGCGGGAGGGCTAG
- a CDS encoding NmrA family NAD(P)-binding protein, with the protein MIVITAPTGNIGHQVVDTVLAAGEPVRVIARDPARLRADVRERVEVVQGSHGDGQVVAQAFDGADAVFWLLPSDPRAADANEAFLGFTRPAAEAMRGLGVKRVVDVSALGRGTPQAGAAGHVTASLAMDDLIASTGVAFRALAASGFMENVLRQVQTIKERGRFFDVISPDRELRLVATRDIAAVAARLLLDATWTGQEEIPLLGPENLSYNDIAAVISEVLGTSVRYERIPARALADRLTARGMSGAMVQSMLDMMAAKENGLDDAIVRTPRHATDTPTTFRQWCEEVLKPAVHASGRQP; encoded by the coding sequence ATGATCGTCATTACCGCCCCCACCGGGAACATCGGGCACCAGGTCGTCGACACCGTGCTCGCGGCCGGCGAGCCCGTCCGCGTCATCGCGCGCGATCCGGCCAGGCTGCGCGCCGACGTGCGGGAACGTGTCGAGGTCGTCCAAGGGTCGCACGGCGACGGGCAGGTCGTCGCCCAGGCCTTCGACGGCGCCGACGCCGTTTTCTGGCTGCTGCCGTCCGATCCCCGGGCCGCCGACGCGAACGAGGCGTTCCTGGGCTTCACCAGGCCCGCGGCGGAGGCGATGCGCGGCCTCGGGGTCAAGCGCGTCGTGGACGTCAGCGCCCTCGGCCGCGGCACCCCGCAGGCGGGCGCGGCCGGGCACGTGACCGCGTCGCTGGCCATGGACGACCTGATCGCGAGCACCGGGGTCGCCTTCCGCGCGCTGGCCGCGTCCGGCTTCATGGAGAACGTGCTCCGGCAGGTCCAGACGATCAAGGAGCGGGGCCGGTTCTTCGACGTGATCTCTCCCGACCGCGAGCTGCGCCTCGTCGCCACGCGGGACATCGCGGCCGTCGCCGCCCGCCTGCTGCTCGACGCCACGTGGACCGGCCAGGAAGAGATCCCCCTGCTGGGCCCCGAGAACCTGTCCTACAACGACATCGCCGCCGTCATCTCCGAGGTGCTCGGAACCTCCGTCCGGTACGAGCGGATCCCCGCCCGGGCCCTCGCGGACCGGCTCACCGCCCGAGGCATGTCCGGCGCCATGGTCCAGAGCATGCTCGACATGATGGCGGCCAAGGAGAACGGCCTGGACGACGCGATCGTCCGCACGCCCCGGCACGCGACCGACACCCCGACCACCTTCCGGCAGTGGTGCGAGGAGGTCCTCAAGCCCGCGGTGCACGCCTCCGGGCGTCAGCCGTAG